The following proteins are encoded in a genomic region of Trypanosoma brucei gambiense DAL972 chromosome 8, complete sequence:
- a CDS encoding T. brucei spp.-specific protein, which yields MGSGVGRLGEKSHGHEGGVFRGENGSKTDNTIAAAGNSVGENGPRLLDGLPAVSTARGSKIAEDDVDADDEESDCDANQDDNSRTQRKKLALIVNNGDCATAPESSQQFNAVPCTDHLPQSTHPAGGEEMMRVQRTSNSVPDPAEAVGTETIGDRERTRDSADCQLRLSASRRRITHGRDDKSNSTKTAPSSEFILEMDKTANGLSDYPSDGPARSSTQVSLRERGLKDMTSVHNPQATPTSILRKNSCETRELSHNLQSNASDTNTIDGSDIPSRSPRMGPSLPVSTNINDVDMLSSHEEMEDDLQRISALIRRMHQQGNDPLPGEAGGASVGYYP from the coding sequence ATGGGTTCCGGGGTAGGAAGACTCGGAGAGAAAAGCCACGGCCATGAGGGGGGAGTCTTCAGAGGAGAGAACGGTAGTAAAACTGACAACACTATCGCAGCCGCTGGAAACAGCGTTGGTGAAAATGGCCCGCGTCTGCTAGATGGGCTGCCCGCAGTATCGACGGCGAGAGGAAGCAAAATAGCTGAGGACGATGTGGACGCCGACGATGAGGAAAGTGACTGTGATGCAAACCAGGATGATAACAGTCGTACgcaaaggaagaagttgGCACTCATCGTTAACAATGGCGATTGCGCCACTGCCCCAGAAAGTAGCCAGCAATTCAATGCAGTCCCTTGCACTGACCACCTTCCACAATCTACGCATCCTGCTGGGGGTGAAGAGATGATGAGAGTGCAGCGAACCTCAAACTCCGTACCCGATCCCGCAGAAGCAGTGGGTACAGAAACTATCGGTGATAGGGAGCGGACGCGTGACAGTGCTGACTGTCAACTCAGACTAAGTGCCTCACGCCGCAGGATCACACACGGCAGGGACGATAAATCCAACAGCACAAAGACAGCGCCGTCCTCGGAGTTCATCCTGGAAATGGATAAAACAGCGAACGGCTTATCAGACTACCCGAGCGACGGACCTGCGCGCTCTAGCACCCAAGTCTCCCTGAGAGAACGAGGGCTGAAAGACATGACGTCGGTGCACAACCCGCAAGCTACACCCACAAGCATCCTGCGGAAAAACAGCTGTGAGACGCGTGAGCTATCCCACAACCTGCAGTCGAACGCAAGCGACACAAACACCATCGACGGATCAGATATCCCCTCGCGAAGCCCCCGAATGGGGCCGTCTCTCCCCGTGTCAACGAACATAAACGATGTTGATATGCTTAGTAGTCACGAGGAGATGGAAGATGACCTACAGCGCATCTCTGCGTTGATCAGACGTATGCACCAGCAGGGGAATGACCCCCTACCGGGGGAAGCAGGGGGTGCCTCTGTGGGTTACTACCCGTAA
- a CDS encoding acetoin dehydrogenase e3 component, putative: MLRHTRFSFTHQRPHLVHWQSLGKTHFDVCVIGAGPAGIAAALRAVDYNKRVCLVEAKRIGGCDLWNGTLQSKTLWEMSNFLGRARGSSAERVYGTTISNFMELDDERMLQTLQEVSETREKQVLSALSASNVALLYGRAAFASPHELEVSSREAKEYRTVTADYFIIATGSAPVTQPHVPVDHKNVVTSDDLMTLPLPKSMVVVGGGALGSEFATTYGRLGKTKVFLLDKKERIMPKEDDDVAATIQKGMEKHGVEVHQDCLLYSLQSLTKSESDGQETPNDGTSGNGVRYTIMHRKTHELQTYEVERALIVTGRRPNYFGLGLRNTNCEVRDGVLVLDEFGRCVNQKHIYAVGDATGRDRSVSMGEAKGRLAVDHIYSPHITEPLHPDHSRIVFLDTAVASVGKNEKQCREKNVSYVVAKYGFELCSRNVAASNTEGFVKILASNDSKKTLLGVHVVGWSGSTIVEFATAAIQRKQSAYELSEMLTAYPSVSQAFLECLRVILGTSMLKPGTFPGLVCNTWTPSDCERGRGYCSLGNAQGGGKQ; this comes from the coding sequence ATGTTACGGCACACACGTTTCTCCTTCACGCACCAGCGACCACACCTCGTACATTGGCAGTCGCTCGGCAAAACACATTTCGACGTATGTGTCATCGGCGCCGGTCCCGCTGGCATTGCAGCAGCCCTACGAGCTGTGGACTACAACAAACGGGTCTGTCTTGTAGAAGCAAAGCGTATTGGCGGTTGCGATCTGTGGAATGGCACACTTCAGTCGAAAACGTTGTGGGAAATGTCAAATTTTTTGGGGCGCGCGAGGGGAAGTTCCGCCGAACGGGTGTATGGAACTACCATTTCAAATTTTATGGAGCTCGACGATGAACGCATGCTGCAGACACTGCAAGAGGTGAGCGAGACGCGGGAAAAGCAGGTACTATCTGCCCTCAGCGCCTCTAACGTGGCGTTACTCTACGGTCGCGCCGCTTTTGCTAGCCCTCATGAGTTAGAGGTCAGTAGCCGCGAGGCAAAGGAGTACCGAACGGTGACGGCTGATTATTTCATCATCGCCACAGGTTCTGCCCCTGTCACGCAGCCACATGTGCCCGTGGACCACAAGAACGTGGTGACTTCCGATGACCTTATGACGTTACCGCTGCCAAAAAGCATGGTAGTGGTGGGTGGCGGCGCGCTTGGCAGTGAATTCGCGACGACATACGGCAGGCTTGGTAAGACCAAGGTGTTTCTACTAGACAAGAAGGAGCGCATAATGCCgaaggaagatgatgatgtggcAGCAACGATACAGAAGGGAATGGAAAAGCATGGCGTAGAGGTGCACCAAGATTGCTTGCTGTACAGCTTACAATCACTGACCAAAAGTGAGAGTGATGGCCAGGAGACACCAAATGACGGCACCTCGGGGAATGGAGTTCGCTATACCATCATGCACCGCAAGACACATGAACTTCAGACGTACGAAGTGGAGCGGGCCCTTATCGTGACTGGGCGCCGACCGAATTACTTCGGACTGGGCCTACGTAATACTAACTGCGAAGTGCGCGACGGGGTACTTGTGCTAGACGAGTTTGGCAGGTGTGTAAACCAAAAACACATTTACGCCGTGGGAGACGCAACAGGTCGTGACAGGTCAGTTAGTATGGGCGAAGCGAAGGGGCGGTTGGCAGTAGATCATATATACAGTCCACACATAACGGAGCCGCTTCACCCCGACCATTCCAGAATTGTATTCCTAGACACTGCCGTAGCTTCCGtgggaaaaaacgaaaagcagtgcagagaaaaaaatgtatcgTATGTAGTGGCCAAGTATGGGTTTGAACTCTGCAGTCGCAACGTGGCTGCGAGCAACACCGAAGGGTTTGTAAAAATACTCGCGAGTAATGACAGTAAAAAGACGCTTCTCGGCGTTCACGTGGTGGGATGGAGCGGAAGTACTATCGTAGAGTTCGCTACCGCGGCGATTCAACGTAAACAGTCGGCATACGAGCTGAGTGAAATGCTCACAGCGTACCCATCCGTTTCACAAGCATTTCTAGAGTGCTTGCGCGTCATATTGGGCACATCCATGTTAAAACCCGGTACATTCCCCGGTCTCGTCTGCAATACATGGACTCCGTCTGACTGTGAGCGAGGTCGGGGCTATTGTTCGCTGGGAAATGCTCAAGGCGGTGGCAAGCAATAG